The sequence below is a genomic window from Sylvia atricapilla isolate bSylAtr1 chromosome 26, bSylAtr1.pri, whole genome shotgun sequence.
GGTTGAATTTCCTAACTTTGACTGATGGCCTCATTCCTGCCCGTAGTCTTACTAGGGTTGGTGGCCCCAAAGCAATGTTTCATTCccagaaacaaagagaaacttgaaacaaagaggaagaaaaaatggtCTAAGAGCAGGGATTCTGTTCtctctgtggggaaaaaatggcaCTTTGCTACTGCCTTGctctttttatgttttggttGTAAATTCCTTGATGTCAAGAACCATCTCTATGGGTGTGCAGTGCCTGGCACGAGAGGGCTGATGGCAAAGAGTAAATGATGTGTAGAAGGCACATAGCCTGGTTTCTGGTTTATGTTGTACAGCTTCTTAGAAGATGAAAAACAACTTGGTTCTTGAAAGATTTTGGTATAGCAACCCAGGCAAAGACCCTGTGACACAGCTAGCTGGCATCGTGTCATTGCATCATCAGCCCCACCTCTTCTAGTTTTGGAGAAGCACCAAGAATTTTGAGCACTTAGGTGcatctttcttctttaaagcactgccagcagctcctctgctgcttccttgACTTACTTCTGtatcttttattctctttcccATAAAAAAGAGAGCCTGTCTGGTGCCCGTGTTCTTGTGACTGGAGCCAGTGCTGGGATTGGAGAGCAGATAGCTTATCACTATGCCAGATTTGGGGCTGAAATTGTGTTGACTGCCAGAAgggaagctgtgctgcagaaggtAAGAACCTCATCTTTGTATAGGGGAACACATGAGAGATTCAGGCTTTtacaaaccaacaaaaaaacccccagttGTCAGCATGataaattttcctttgaaactgTTGAGCATAAACCCAGAAGACAAGTTGGCCTGTACAAGAAGATGCAGTGCCTGAGCTTTTAACTGCctgaatatttatttgtatGAGGGGATGGTGTGAAGCTGCACCAGGGAAAGTTCAGGCTGGACATAAGGAAAGTGTTCTCCACTGAGAGGGTGATCAGTCACTGGAATGAGTTCCCCAGGGAGAAGTGATCATGGCACCAAGTCTGTCAGAGTTCAAGGAACGTCTGGGCCACATCCTCATGGCATGGTTTAGTTTGAGggagtcctgtgaggagcagggatttgGAACTGATCATCCTTATGGGTCCTCTTCAATTTGAGATATTCCAGGAACTACTCTGGACTCCATGAATTCCTGTGCAATATTGTGCAGCTTTTCAGAGTCCAAAATGTTCTGTTTGCAGCTCTTTTGTTAAAAACTCAAGACTTTTTGTAGGTTAAATGCTTTTTTACCAACTCAGACAGATGAGACTTCTTCATCTGTACTTTATGAAATGGCACAATATTTAGGAAGGGTAACTCTTTAATTGTGGGGATGTGTGACTTCCAAGGAAAGTTCTTCACTGTGAAATGGTGCAAAAGGTGAGTTGGGGACAGTGAGCATAATAATAGTTCCTAATGACTGGAAGGTATTATTTCAGCAAATAGCTAAAACTATCATATCATTGTCAGGCACATTCACACACTCAACATAGCAAAGGAATTATAAAAGAGGAATTCTTTTCCAGttattatggaaaaaaagaagaacttaATGTAAAGCATAACCCTTGTTCCAGAAGATTTCTCCTGAAGaagattggggttttttccagtgAATCTTGATCCTGTCCCAAAGTAGATCATTTGAGCAGTTAAATAGAGGTAAATCTTTGCAGGCTGCAGATTCAAAGTCTGGATGCAGAATGAGCTCTCCATGGCCCAGACAGTGGTAGATTTTAAATGGAAGTGTGTCTCTGTCCAAAACTGACTGTAGTATGTACTTTATGGTGCCTTTTCCCCTGTTCTTTTTCCAAATAGTTTAATCTTTGGGGTATGTTCTTTTTCAAGGTGATGGAGAAATGCCTGACACTGggagcaaagaaaatattttatatccCTGCAGATATGTCTTCCCCTTCAGAGCCTGAAAAGGTGGTTCAGTTTGCTGTCCAAAAGCTGGGTAAGCATCCAGGGCATCTCTTTGGCTTTCAGGTGTGTGCACAGTTCTCATTCTAGCAGGAGCTTCCTGCTTCAGTTCCCTGAACTGAGAAAGATCTTAAGGATATAGATGTCCCACCAGAACTAAGTTCTGAGCCTGAATCATGCTGAAATATCATTTCAGGGAGTTGTTGTCAAAGTCAAACAGTTTCCCTTTCAGTTCTTCTCCTGAGGAGCAGTCAAAGCTGCTCCCAGGTGAGCATATTTAATCTGTCTTCGTGGTAAAGCACTTCCCAGCCTTCTGAGGGAGTGTTCAGCCCTCCTGGCATTTCTGAGCTCCCTGGTGGAAGGTCAGGGGATGGGCCCTTGTGTGACTGCTTTTTCTGCTCTCCAAGGGGGCCTGGATTTCCTGGTGTTGAACCACATCGGCACAAACCGTTTCCAGGAGTGGGATGGTGACGTGGAATACACCCGCTGGCTCATGCAGGTGAGAATTCCCAGCTCACCTGGAACTGGCTGAGCCTGGCATCTCCTGGGACAGCTTTGGGAAGCTCCAAGGTCAATCCAAGTCTGTGGCAACAGTTGAGAACAATCCTTTTGCTTCATTCCTGTTTGAAGTCAAGCATGTTGTGCATTTGTGAAGAGGAATGTTTGGGAAGAACTTCTGACTTCTTCCTTCTGTCCTTCTTACCTCCCTCTAGCCCAGGAGTTTAGGATTGatgggcagctccaggcagttGTGTTTAGTTCAGGAAGGTCTGTAAGGGAGCAGCCAGCACTTCCTACTGGTCCATGGCATGTGCACGATTGCAGAACACAAAGTCGTTTGAAATGGTGTCTGCCATTTGAGTCTCTGTTCACAGTTTTCCTGTAGAATCACCCTGGTGCCAGGTTTTGGGGCCATGGAAATGAAGAGCTGTTTTCTTCATTCAGGTGGGTCATACTAGTTTCTATTTCATTTTGGAAGAAGGCTTTTTGCTGGAGAGTGGGAACTTAGGAACATAGGTAAGAAATTCTTATAATTTAAGAGAGCAGTCAAGCTCTCTAGAGATACTGAATTTTGTGCCTTATTGTAGTTTGAGCTGAGTCAAAAGAAACTTAAAAGGGAAGGAAACTGAGACTCAGGTGTCTTTGGTAGGGATTGCAGAGTAAAGAATagcataaagaaaaagcagggaCAACTAATTTGTATCTTGTCAGGAAATCTGTATGTTAAAGCCCAGGAATAACCTTTGCTCTGAATCTtcttcactgctttttctgGATTCTGAAAAGCAATGTTTGTCCCCATCTTTAGAGAtgatttttctcagtgtttgaaaatgcaatcccaaaccattctcctTCCCATTTCTGACCACTCTATTGACTTTCTTGGCTCATGCTTTCAAACCCTCTTGCAAGAACCATGTCTACATTTATCATTCCAGGTGAATTTTTTGAGTTATGTGGCTCTTgcaacagcagctcttcccacccTGGAGCAGAACAGTGGTGCTCTGGTGGTTGTTTCTTCCCTCACAGGTTGGTGGCTTTCCCTGAAATAAGTGCTGGTCTCATGGAAACAGTGGTTCCCAGTACTGTTCATATTTCTTTGTTGTTCAACTCCtaaacagattttcaaattGTGCTTTTCATAgtatataataaaattattataatatataataatacatgttataataatataatatcaatatgtattattattatataatcTAATATATAAAGGGAGACTCACCTGAACAGAACATGACTTGATACAGTGTAACAAAGCCTGCATCTTTTCCCAGATTCCCTCTCCACGGATCCTCCTTACACCCAGTTTCCTGGTGTTTTccattctctcttttccttttccagggaGAATGCCCACTCCCTTCACCACTTCTTACTCTGCCACCAAGTTTGCACTTGATGGATTCTTCGGCTCACTGCGCCATGAGCTCATCATGCAGAAGAGAAACGTGTCTGTCACACTCTGCATCCTGGGCCTGATTGATACTGCTTCAGCACTGGAGTACACCAGGTATGTATCTGTCTGCAGAAACACATCTTTTCTTGAAAGCATGCAACAAaatgcacagcagctctgtttaAGAGGGTGTGTTCACCTGTCTGGGGAGAGTGCACCTGCCTGGGTTGTTCCTCATGGaacaggagcaggcagagccctgtgggGTCAGCGCTGAAAGCCCAGCAGGGCCTGCCTGGCTTCGAGTGACGCTCTGGCCGTTCCCTCGCAGGGGCAAAGTGCATCTCAGCGCCTCCCCTGCCCCCGAGGCCGCGCTCGCCATCGTCCGGGGCGGGGCCGCTCGGGCCGACCAGGTTTTCTACCCGcggtggctgcagcagctctgctgcctctgggctctgttccccagcagctccaacCAGGTGCTACGGACTTTCTATAACTACAGCAGCCCCTAAGGGATGCCCAGCCTCATCCTGGATCCCTTCCACTCATATTCCTGCCATCCCACTAAGCATCCCACTCAAGTGCTGGTGtcaagcaggagcagggcagcagtggtGGCAAAGTCCCCTTTTCCTAACGTGACTCGTGGTCTCTCATCCTGCTTCAGCCAAGGgtctgctgttgctgctgcccATCAGAGATCTTTCCACTGTTCACTCTGCCCTTGCCCTCCTCccacctcccctcctccttcagCCTCACCTGTCTGCTTTGACTGCACCCAGCCTCTTCTCAGCCCCAGCTTTAACCCCTGTCTGTCTGCACAGGATGTTATGGAATGTCTGTAACTCCTGAACATCCTCCTCCACTACTTCATTTTGGATTCCATGAACCCTCTTGCTTCCTCTGAGTAGAATTTTCATctctattttaattaaacaagtTTTTAATGTGTTGGTATTACATGTTGATGCTTCCTCTGTGAAGAAATACTGGTTCCCTGGATTCCGTGGGCCAAGGCCTGTTTGCTGACCCCATGTGACCTGTTAAATTAGCCCAGGGCTTTGGCAATGTCTTCAAGTGTAAGCATTACCTAAAAGCAGGTGCAACTAACAACATGACGTAGAGCCCCAGTTACTTAGCAAGTAAAacttttattaaataaatttaggatttttttttttgaccagAGTGAGGAATTTGACATTGACAAAGCTTGTATCGCACCTGTAACATTGTACAGTCACATCAGTAACTGTGATGGAAGAAACTGTAAATGCTTGTTTTAAACCAGCTTGACATAGGATTCCcaaagtcctttttttcccattttgcatttgttcatcttttttcttttttttttttttgttttgttcaaaatTAGACTAAGTTTAAACTTCATGAAATTACTTGTAGCAGAAATAAAGTACATTATACAAATCACATACATAATAGATGTTAAGTATAAAAATGGTATTTACAATAAGTAAACATGGACTATAGAAACACACAGACTCTCACAGCTTCATTCACCTCTCATAAACTCTCAGCGTCAGACACAGAAGGGTGGTTGAGGAGATGTGAAGGTACTTAAAGGGCTGTGCCACTAACACCTGAACAAAGGGCAAACTGGAGGAGAATGAGAGTTGGCCGAGATTCTCCAAAATCCCCATAGCTCACTTCAGTATCAATTGCACCAACTTTGCCCCACCAACTCTCTGTTCCTATTTCAATGTGCTCACACACCCTCGCACGCACACCAATGTTTGTGGTACCTTCTCAAACTCTGGAATATTGAAATCCTTCATTCCTAATCACTCTGGGGTTTGTTGGTCTGTTCTgccttgctttcctt
It includes:
- the HSD11B1L gene encoding hydroxysteroid 11-beta-dehydrogenase 1-like protein isoform X1, with the translated sequence MKPIGKVLCATGVVAGLIAFFWKDDFNPESLSGARVLVTGASAGIGEQIAYHYARFGAEIVLTARREAVLQKVMEKCLTLGAKKIFYIPADMSSPSEPEKVVQFAVQKLGGLDFLVLNHIGTNRFQEWDGDVEYTRWLMQVNFLSYVALATAALPTLEQNSGALVVVSSLTGRMPTPFTTSYSATKFALDGFFGSLRHELIMQKRNVSVTLCILGLIDTASALEYTRGKVHLSASPAPEAALAIVRGGAARADQVFYPRWLQQLCCLWALFPSSSNQVLRTFYNYSSP
- the HSD11B1L gene encoding hydroxysteroid 11-beta-dehydrogenase 1-like protein isoform X2, producing the protein MSSPSEPEKVVQFAVQKLGGLDFLVLNHIGTNRFQEWDGDVEYTRWLMQVNFLSYVALATAALPTLEQNSGALVVVSSLTGRMPTPFTTSYSATKFALDGFFGSLRHELIMQKRNVSVTLCILGLIDTASALEYTRGKVHLSASPAPEAALAIVRGGAARADQVFYPRWLQQLCCLWALFPSSSNQVLRTFYNYSSP